The Drosophila yakuba strain Tai18E2 chromosome X, Prin_Dyak_Tai18E2_2.1, whole genome shotgun sequence DNA segment TATCGATAGTATCGCATAAACGCATCGATTTTCGATAAactaatatatatgtacgtgcACAATTTCAATGGAATAAACAATCTTTTTGTAGTAGAGTAGTAGTAAACAACATAATCATAAAGGTATGAGTGTGGAAAAGGCCGAAAAGGCCAAGATCAGTGCCCAAATCAAGCACGTACCGAAGGACGCGCAGGTGATCATGTCCATCCTCAAGGAGCTGAATATTCAGGAGTACGAGCCGCGCGTGGTCAACCAAATGCTGGAGTTTACCTTCCGTAAGCGGCGGCATATCTTTTGGTTTTCCCTCCATTTTTCTAAATGCTGTCTTGAATTGCAGGCTATGTCACCTGCATTCTGGACGACGCCAAGGTGTACGCTAACCATGCACGCAAGAAGACCATCGACATGGACGACGTGCGTCTGGCCACCGAGATGACGCTGGACAAGAGTTTCACCGGACCGCCGGCGCGTCACGTTCTGGCCAAGGTGGCCGACGTACGAAACGGCATGCCCCTGCCACCCATCAAGCCGCACTGCGGTCTTCGACTGCCGCCCGACCGCTACTGCCTCACCGGCGTCAACTACAAGCTGCGAGCCACCAATCAACCCAAGAAAATGACCAAGTCGGCAGTTGAGGGGCGTCCGCTAAAGACCGTCGTTAAACCCGTCTCCAGCGCCAATGGCCCAAAGAGACCGCACTCTGTGGTGGCCAAGCAGCAGGTGGTGACCATTCCCAAACCCGTTATCAAGTTTACCACCACCACAACGACAAAAACGGTGGCCAGCGCCGGTGGCTctggtggcggcggtggtctGGAGGTCAAGAGCGAGCCCAGTGGCTCCGGCGGAGATCTCAAGATGGAGGTAGACAGCGATGCGGCGGCTGTGGGCAGCATCGCTGGCGGATCCGGTTCAGGAGCGGGAAATGCCAGCGGGGCAGGAGGTTCATCTGGAGTAGGAGTGGCCGTCAAGCGGGAGCGCGAGGAAGAGGAGTTTGAGTTTGTAACCAACTAGCGAAACGACATCATTTAccttaaattaatattcgtAAACCAGACCaaagcatttgcatttggttgAGGGGTTCAGGGGAactaaatttgaattttaatgagATATCCAAAAAACCTTAGTATAGATTCCCCCGTTAATGATTATGAAATCTACGttttatacataaatacaaCTATCAGATGttcatattaaatatacaatttattttagacTCCAGtcgcgaaaaaaaaatacatatactgAATGTGGTGAGTGGGATGAGATTACTTTAAAGCTAAGATGATGCAGCAGCCAAGGTCCATGATCTGCAGATACTCGGAACCGCCGTCCTGCAGGCGAAAGCAGCATTCCTGAGGGACAAAGAAACCATTAAACATGGGGAAAGATATCTAACTATGAAGTCAATACGTACGCCCAACTTGTCGCatattttggctttttgcgGATCATTTAGCCCCGGATGATGGACAACGAACTCAACGAACTGTTCCATCATTTGGCCAACGCTGTAGGCGGAGAAGCCGATCTCCCGCACGAACTGCTCCAGGCGCTCGTAGTTCCCAGAGCGACAGACCTCAAGG contains these protein-coding regions:
- the LOC6525717 gene encoding transcription initiation factor TFIID subunit 9, producing the protein MSVEKAEKAKISAQIKHVPKDAQVIMSILKELNIQEYEPRVVNQMLEFTFRYVTCILDDAKVYANHARKKTIDMDDVRLATEMTLDKSFTGPPARHVLAKVADVRNGMPLPPIKPHCGLRLPPDRYCLTGVNYKLRATNQPKKMTKSAVEGRPLKTVVKPVSSANGPKRPHSVVAKQQVVTIPKPVIKFTTTTTTKTVASAGGSGGGGGLEVKSEPSGSGGDLKMEVDSDAAAVGSIAGGSGSGAGNASGAGGSSGVGVAVKREREEEEFEFVTN